Within the uncultured Bacteroides sp. genome, the region TGGAAATAATCATACTTGGGAAGATTGGAAATACGATAAAGATGGCTCATGCGAGACAAGCAGAATATGCAGTCGATGTGATAAGAAGGAAGCCACAATAATACATGAATGGAGTAAATTCATTAAAACAGACAAAGGAAATCAGTTTAAGGAATGTAATAGGTGTGGACGTTTGTCCATTATCGACTTTGGAGGGAAATGGCAAGGATATGCAAAATGGACAAATAATAATGTTGATTATTGGGAGCTTTCTTTAGAGTTATTCAAACCTGGATTATTCAGTACCAATAATATCAGAGGGAATTTATTCGTTACATATATGTACAATGGACAAAAGTGCTATACAGAAGAAAAAATTAATGGCTTTTTGGATACAAGCACTGGAGAATTAAATTTTAAAGGAAAAGTTATAAATTCACAAACTAAATATAAATCTGATGAATTTTCTGGATTTGTTATAAAAGGATGTACAGAAATTAAAGGTACAATTCATTCATTTAATAATGGCGAAATAATATTGAAATAGCAATGGAGATTATAGATTTGATGTATAATAGTATAAACACAGATAGCGAGCTTGATTTGCTGTGCAGTTATCTAGGTATTAAATCTACATCCTTATATGGATGTAATAGGGAAGGAAAGATTATTTCTTTGTACGAACAATGCAGATGCAGTCAATTTGACAAAGATCGCTTACTATATTGGATTTCCAATAAAATCAAATTTACTACAGATATATATTTTTCCTATGCGTGGAATAGTGCTGGATATGAAAATATTGAAACTCCAGTACAAATACTTTATAATGAAATGTCAAGTCGTGGATATGAGATAAAAAGAGATATAATTAATCTACACTACGGGAACTCAATTATTGAATTTATGAATAACCTTGGAAAAGCAAAGTTAGTGGTCATCTTCCTTAGCGAAAAATATCTTAGATCTATTAACTGTATGTATGAACTACATGAGGTTTTCAGAAATTCTCGTTATGAAATAGAATCTGTGAAAAGTAGAATATTTATTGTTAATGTTGATAATAAAAAAGCACCTAACAGCGATGAACTAATCAACTATTGGAAAGAAAAACAAAAAGAAGATAAAGACAATACACCTTTTTTTGAGAATTTAATCCACTATTTGCCTTCAATATTGAAACTTATCAAGGACATTAATTACTATACATATACAGATGACAAAGAATGCACATCAAATATAATTACACATATTAATAGAAAAATACACACTTCATATAATATATCCATTGACATAAATATTAATAATCCTACTTAAATATAATAGAGAAAGACTTGATTAGTTCTGCTGATTTAGATCAGACTAAAAGGCTATTTATATGATTTTATTTATTGTAAAAATGTGTAAAATTAGAAAGGTAGATACTGAACTGGTATTTATCCTTTTTTGTCAATACATAAACTAGAATCCAATGAGAAAATACTTGTTAGCTATAGCTTTCTTATCTATTTGTATCACAGGTGCAAGAGCAAATATATCTAGTCTTAAGCTAAATGAAGTCAAACAAGTAAATGATACTACTATTGATTGTTTTATTGAGAAAATGCCGGAATATAAGGGAGGAGAATCGGCTATAAACGAATTCATTGATAAGAACCTTGTTTACCCGAAAGAATCACATGCAGAAGGAAAGGTTTATGTTCGAATTGTAGTTTCTGAAAAAGGAAGAGTGAGAGAAGCCGAAGTATTCCGTTCTCTCGATCCTTATTGTGACAAAGAAGCTATTCGAGTAGTAAAGATGCTATCAAATTGGACTCCGGCAGTCATGAATGGGGTAAATGTTCCTTGCTACTATATAGTTGTGGTAAGGTTTAAGAAGGGGTAAGTACTGTCCATATAATTATGTAAATGGAAAAATGAGATTGATCGGTTCCGCATTCTTGTGACAATTTTACGTCTGAACAATAGAATGAGGCTAGTAGAGTCATTAATAACCGCAATATTTGCGGAGAATATCTATTCCATTCTCCGCAAATATTAAAGCACTAATTCATAATTTGTACTTCGTCCGCCCTCATCGGTCTTTCGCAATATATCTTTTGCAATCAAATCCTGTATATCACGCAATGCTGTATCAGCAGAACATTTGGTGATCTTTCCCCATTTAGAGGAAGTCAGTTTTCCATCAAAGCCATCCCATAGGAGATTCACCATCTTTATTTGACGTTCATTCATAGAAACTGATCGGTGCTCATTCCAGAAGGCAGCTTTCTTTAAAACTGTACTGATTGATTGCTCGGCATCAAGCAAAGCGGCTTCCAAACAATCCAAAAACCATTCCAACCAATTTGTTATGTCTAAACCACCTTTTTGCGTTTTCTCCAATATATCATAATAGCCTTTACGCTGTTTGCGTATTTCGGCAGACATACTATAAAAACGATGTGGCATTTCATCGACACGAGCCAAGAACAAATCCGTTATAGTTCGGGAGATACGACCATTGCCATCATCAAACGGATGGATAGTTACAAACCACAAATGAACGATTGCAGCCTTCAGTACCGGATCTATTTCCTGATTATCATTCGCCCAATCCAAAAATAGTTTCATTTGACAAGGTACTTTATTAGAATCGGGAGCCTGATAATGCACTTCCTCTTTTCCCATTGCACCCGATATAACTTGCATCGGTTCTGTACCTTGCCGCCAATCAGCAACGGTTATTTTATACATTCCACTTCTTCCCGTAGGAAACAAAGCTGCATGCCAACTGAATAAGCGTTCTTCTGTTAATGGTTGCATATAGTTTTGAGTAGCATCTATCATCACTTGCACCACACCATCTACGTAACGGTCTGTTTCAGGTAATCCCTCTGTCTCTATCCCCAAATGACGGGCTACAGAAGAACGTACCTGATCATTATTTAATATTTCTCCCTCTATCTCAGAAGACTTGGTAATATCAGCCGTTAGTGCATCAAGTATTGCAGCATTTTTCAGATCAAAACCAAGCGCACTCATTTTGCCTACAAGTTTACCTTGCAAACTCCTAACTTTACCTAATTTATAGGATAGTTTTGCATTATCCCAAGTAAAATCCGGCCATTCTTTTTGCTCCCAAATATAGATTGCCCTCATATTATCCGTATATTTTGCGGTAAATATAGTGATTATTTATATCAAAATGCAAATTAAATAATGCTATTGAAGAAATAATGTCTCAGTTTGGCACACAGTCCATATAATTGTGTAAATGGGGAATGTGGGATTGATATTTTATATATTCATTGATACTCTTTTCAAGGTAGTAAAGTAACTATAAACAATACTCTTCCTCAAAGTGTTATTTATGGTAGTATTGAAACTGATGTTAAAGGAGCTGCTAATAGAAGTAATGATGATAGTTAAATTATTAGTACTAATATTGATTTATTTATTGATTAACTTGTTTATTTACTTCATTCTTTGTTACTTTGCATTCACTTAACAGTTGTTACATAGCAACGTTATTAATAATAATAAAGTAAACATATGTGCTGCATTGACTTAATTAAGAATAATATTATAGCAGTTCAAGCAGAATCTGCAAATAATAAGAAGGTCGTTGATCAGTCTGTTGACAAATATTTGGATATTATATTAGATATTCAAAAAGGGATACGTGAAATAACTAAATCCACAGATGAGCTTTATGAACTTATTCATTCTTGTTTCTCAAGTCTAACTACAGAAGATTATTTTGAAATTAAAGGAATCTATAAAACACTTATTAATAATTTGACTTTGCTATATACCAAATATCGAAAATCAGACTTCTATTCAGGAATTAAAACAGATTTAATGATATTTAGGAACAGTATTGATGATTTAAAAGAAATCGATAATGATTTAGAAACATTCGTCGTGGATCTTCCTAAGAATGAGAAATATATCAATTTGGTTAGTGACATTAATGCTTTATTATAGTGGTCATATTTTATTCTATAAAAACATTTAGAAGTGCATTATGTAGTCTTTGTTCTAAACCAAAAGAAGGGTACTCTTCTGTAATTAAAGATATCTGCAAAGAATTTAAAGAGAAACCTATTGAAGAAATCCGAATTAATAGAGACATGATAATCAGTGAAGATAAATTTACCATTATAAAACTTCGATTACCAAATTCTGGACAAAATTTAAGTAAAAAAAATGGATTTAGATTAATATATCTAGTTCACAAGCAAAATGATGAAGTGACCTTTTTATACATTTACCCCAAAAGAGGCCCAAAAGGTTTGATAACAATAAAAGACAATGAGATATTATCGTTATTGGATGAATTTGCAGAAGAAAATAAAGGTTCATTATTGGTTTCTCATGATATAGAAAATGAATTAGAGGAAATAAAAATTAACCAACCTAATGTAGTGATTATGGATATTACTAGCGTTATAAAATAACAAAAACTAAAAGTTTCAACATTTTTAACACGCCATTATATAGTCAATATTTTTTCACCAGCCTTCAGGTAGCCTGTCAAAGGTTCACCCATATAACGGACATCTACACCCAATCTTAGCAGAACATCTGTTACTCCAAACTTTTCACAGCAATCTTTACAGGCTTCAACATGTACCCCCTGCCCTAGCATTTCAAGGACTTCTGTTTGTATCTGAGTATCGTTTCCAATTAATTTAGCAGAAGCTCCCCATATAATCACATTTACTTCCTGCCACCAATTTCTCTTCTTCGAATTGATTGCATACATTGATAACATATTGAATACTGTATCTTTATTATCTGTTGTCCAAAGAATGTTAAGCTTTTCCATTATTATTTTTATTATGGTTCATTATTAAGTACAAAATCAACTACAGTTCTAATGACCTCATCAATTCGAGTGAAGTCTTTCTTTATGTACACATCAGTTATGGAGCCACCGGATGAATGATTAAGGCATAAGCCAATATCATCTTTACTCACATTACAATCATTTCGGGCAATCGTAGCAAATGAGTGACGAGCTGAGTAGAATTGTATATAATCAATTTCCAACTCATCACACATGGTTTTCATTCCTTTATATATGGCTGTATTAAAAGCATCTGCGCTCGCATAACGCTTGTAAAAGTCAAACACATGATCGTTGGTTACATCTCTATATTTCTCAACTATACTTTTAATTTCAGGGATTATACCAACAGAGATAAAGGCTTCATCGCGACGGTTGTATCTTGTTTTTGTTCGTTTATACTCAATCCTTCCTTCGTTAAGATCTCTAGAATTGTATAAATCGACTGCATTCATTCCGGCCAGACAGAATGATAACATATATATATCCCGGGCCATTTCAGCCAATCTAAACGTCCTCCCTGGATTTGCTGTATAGTTAAACACTTTTTTTATGATCGCTGCATCAACAGCTCTTTTTTGGGGTACACATACCGGGGGAATCTTATAAGATTTAAAGGGATTGTTTGTTATGACTATATCGCCCAATTCGTAATCATTGAATTCTTCTAAAGCACGATTAAAGATAGTCTTTATAGATGACATTGCAACATGAATGCCAGAATTGCTAAGTGGTTCTAATATCTTATCCTTTCCTCTGATATTCATGGTACGTTCTGAACGAAGCCATTCCTCGAATCTCCTGAGCAAATTTGAAGTTAGGTTTTTAACATACAATGTCTCTCCATCCATGAACGCTTCAAGAGCATTAATGCCGGTAGTTTTTAGGATTTTTGAATTCTTATTCTCAATAGTGGAAATATATTTTCTGGCGTACTTTATAAAATCAATGTTATTCGTTCTACTCATTCGCCTTTCCAACAAAGATACAACTGATTTAGAATCTTCACATGAAGAAACAAGGTCTTGGCTTTCATTAATGAGCTCCCGGTACATCTTCACTGTTTCATTCAATGAGTCTATCAATTTTCCTGATGTTACGGTTCCACTGGCTGCCCCTCTTTTGAATTTTACAAACTCTGTAAATATTGGAGTTGCAATATACGAAGATGTCCCGTTGTGAGAGATTCTAATTTTAGGATTATACGTCCCATCCGCTTTCTTATGGTGCTTTAAGACCACCCATGCTACAGTTGCCATTTTGTAAATTCCTTGTAAATTATGTGTAAATACAAAGGTAACATTTTGCAGTATTTCAGTTTACCCAAATCGTATATTTAACAATTCAAAAGCTCTAAAACCACCATTAATAAAGGCTTTTGCTTGATTCTTAATTAGTTACAAAATAACCAAATTCATTTATACATGTAATACCACCAAAACGTTTGTCCGTAATTACGACGCATGATATTCTTTTCTGTAACCGGATTCTTTTGCTCTTTCTTCAGCTTAAGAAACTCATCAAACGTTTTCTTTGTTGCTGCATTTACATACAAGGCTGGACCAACATGCTGATAGTTGCACAAAGCAGCAGCTTCTGCATAATGCTTTGGCAAAGGATTCTTGTAGAACAATCTATATAACTTTACTCCCCAGGCAAATTTATCCAGTTTTTTATTCAGCAAGGCAGACATCATGTAATAATCGTATGCCACCCTATTATCTATATTCCTGCGATAAAAATCGCAAATGAATTCAGCATATTTACCCTTAGTAGGGAATTCGTAATACTTATCAGACAATCGCTTTTTAATATCTCCCAGCACTGAATCCTTATTTATAAGAGTATTATCTGAAGAGTATTCATGGAACTTTTGAGCCAGATCACGATGATACAATGTATTTTCTAAGATTCCGGCAACATTCTTTGTTACATTCAAATGTCCATTAATCGTTGCAATAAGAGCATAATTCTTCAGCAATCTATAACAATCCTTTTTCTGAAGATAACTATTGTCAGCCCATTCGGTTGCTATATGCTTAGCTCCTAAATAAGAATAAATCATAGCTCCTTCTGGATATGAAAGTGTATCTTTGCAATAATCAAAAAACAAACCGTCTGTTTTATAATCCTGTGCATATTCAAACATCTCTTCACCTGATTTCCCGGAGAGTTCCAACGCGAAATTATGAAGCACAGTCATCTCTCTTGTGGGATGAGAAGCATTTTTTCCAACTTTCAGAGCATGTTTAAAATCTCTTTTCTGGATATAACAGTCAATCGCCATCTCATATCTGAAATTATCATTGGTATTTGCCATGGCAACAGTTACTGAACAAATAACAAGCAAACAGATAAGATTTGTATAAGTCCATCTTGCATAAGATTTAATACGATTCCCGGATGGGAAAAAGCGTTGCTTGATTGCTGCAAAGATAAAAAAGAACAAAAGTAATAAATGCGGCAATTGATTTTCTCCACTCTGGCCATTAGGAATTGCCGGATGAATACCGAACAATATCTGTGAACTCATTGAGTTGGGATAGAGAAAGAGTTTAGCTACAAGAAATGATAATAGATATAAGCCCACACACGTTAAATATATCAGAGATTTCTGCTGGTAGTTAATTGAAAAAATACTGCACAAGAATAAAAATCCAAAGAAATAAGCAGCAATGCTACCCGATAATCCGAAAAACAATAAAGGGAAAAGCCAGCATAAAGTAATGAAACTTATGCGTGGATTTTCTATTTTCTGAAAGAAAAAGTAGAAAAGCAATAAAAAGAATATTCCAAGTACATAAGTAAAGATATACTCTACATGAGTCATTAAATAGAATGAGCGCCCAACATTCGTTATGATTATTAAGAGGAGAAATGATGGGATATATGAAAGAATAAAATATTTATTGTTAAGACTAAAAAGTCTGCAGGTAAACCACTGAATCAAATGCAATAAAGCGGTAATAAAAAGTGCACCCAACCAAGGATAATGCAGGAACTGAGTAAAAAAACATGCCAGATAGAGAAGCACTCCGCCCGGCTGACTAACCTTTTCCAGAAAGAAAGGAATATTATAAACAAAAAGAGAAAAATCTTCTGTCATGCTTAGCAAGTATTGAAAGCTGACGGATAGATAAACGAAACTAAATATCCAGAAAAGAAGCCCGCTAACCAATGATATGGTGCGAGCTGTTCTCTTTCCGGAATACGAATTGTAGCTATACATATAATTATTCTATTTTACGCAATACCATAGCTGAACGAGCCGGGATGTAAAGCTTCAGCCATTCTTTCTTTTCGCCTTTATATAGTGAATCAAAATTCGTAAGATGTTTAATGCTGTCATCAGCTAATCCATTTCCCCCAAACTCTTTAGCATCAGTATTTAGTACGACTTCATAAGAACCGGGCTCAACAAGGAATCCATAATCGGTGAACGATTTGGAAGGATTGAAATTGAAAACAAAAACATAATCTTTGCGTTTATAAGCCAGTATCTGATCACTGTCGTTATGCCAGATTTCCTGTACAGGAATAGTTTGGAAACCATTAATTCCCTTAACCAACTCAATCATTCTTTGATCAAAATCGGCCAGATAATGGTAAGTCAATGTTTTACGATCAACAAGATCCCATTGACGACGGGCATATTTACATGACCAGCCATTGCCTTCACGAGGGAAATCGATCCATTCCGGATGACCAAATTCATTACCCATAAAGTTGAGATAACCACCATTAATTGTTGTGGCTGTAACTAAACGAATCATTTTATGAAGAGCAATTCCACGATTTACATTATAGTTTTCACTACCTTTTTGCATGTGCCAGTACATATCAGCATCAATAAGACGGAATATTACAGTCTTATCTCCAACCAATGCCTGATCGTGACTTTCTGCATACGAAATAGTTTTCTCTTCTTTGCGGCGATTTGTTACTTCCCAGAAAATGGATGAGGGTTTCCAGTCTTCATCAATTCTTTCTTTAATGGTTTTAATCCAGTAATCAGGAATATTCATTGCCATGCGATAGTCGAATCCATAACCTCCATCTTCCGTTTTAACTGCAAGTCCCGGCATTCCAGACACCTCTTCAGCTATTGTAACTGCTTGTGGTTTGACCTGATGTATGAGCTTATTCGCCAATGTCAGGTAACATATCGCATTGTCATCCTGATAACCGTTGTAATAATCACCATAACCAGCAAAAGCTTCTCCCAAACCATGACTGTGGTATAACATGGAAGTTACTCCATCGAAACGGAATCCATCAAATTTGTATTCATCAAGCCAATATTTACAATTGGAAAGCAAGAAATGTAAGACCTCATTCTTTCCATAATCAAAACAGAGCGAATCCCAGGCCGGATGTTCTCTTTTGCTTCCTTGATAAAAATATTGGTTAGGATCACCAGCCAGGTTACCCAACCCTTCAAGTTCATTCTTCACTGAATGAGAATGAACAATATCCATAATTACAGCAATACCCAA harbors:
- a CDS encoding toll/interleukin-1 receptor domain-containing protein, with the translated sequence MEIIDLMYNSINTDSELDLLCSYLGIKSTSLYGCNREGKIISLYEQCRCSQFDKDRLLYWISNKIKFTTDIYFSYAWNSAGYENIETPVQILYNEMSSRGYEIKRDIINLHYGNSIIEFMNNLGKAKLVVIFLSEKYLRSINCMYELHEVFRNSRYEIESVKSRIFIVNVDNKKAPNSDELINYWKEKQKEDKDNTPFFENLIHYLPSILKLIKDINYYTYTDDKECTSNIITHINRKIHTSYNISIDININNPT
- a CDS encoding energy transducer TonB, whose protein sequence is MRKYLLAIAFLSICITGARANISSLKLNEVKQVNDTTIDCFIEKMPEYKGGESAINEFIDKNLVYPKESHAEGKVYVRIVVSEKGRVREAEVFRSLDPYCDKEAIRVVKMLSNWTPAVMNGVNVPCYYIVVVRFKKG
- a CDS encoding Fic family protein — translated: MRAIYIWEQKEWPDFTWDNAKLSYKLGKVRSLQGKLVGKMSALGFDLKNAAILDALTADITKSSEIEGEILNNDQVRSSVARHLGIETEGLPETDRYVDGVVQVMIDATQNYMQPLTEERLFSWHAALFPTGRSGMYKITVADWRQGTEPMQVISGAMGKEEVHYQAPDSNKVPCQMKLFLDWANDNQEIDPVLKAAIVHLWFVTIHPFDDGNGRISRTITDLFLARVDEMPHRFYSMSAEIRKQRKGYYDILEKTQKGGLDITNWLEWFLDCLEAALLDAEQSISTVLKKAAFWNEHRSVSMNERQIKMVNLLWDGFDGKLTSSKWGKITKCSADTALRDIQDLIAKDILRKTDEGGRSTNYELVL
- a CDS encoding DsrE family protein codes for the protein MEKLNILWTTDNKDTVFNMLSMYAINSKKRNWWQEVNVIIWGASAKLIGNDTQIQTEVLEMLGQGVHVEACKDCCEKFGVTDVLLRLGVDVRYMGEPLTGYLKAGEKILTI
- a CDS encoding site-specific integrase, with product MATVAWVVLKHHKKADGTYNPKIRISHNGTSSYIATPIFTEFVKFKRGAASGTVTSGKLIDSLNETVKMYRELINESQDLVSSCEDSKSVVSLLERRMSRTNNIDFIKYARKYISTIENKNSKILKTTGINALEAFMDGETLYVKNLTSNLLRRFEEWLRSERTMNIRGKDKILEPLSNSGIHVAMSSIKTIFNRALEEFNDYELGDIVITNNPFKSYKIPPVCVPQKRAVDAAIIKKVFNYTANPGRTFRLAEMARDIYMLSFCLAGMNAVDLYNSRDLNEGRIEYKRTKTRYNRRDEAFISVGIIPEIKSIVEKYRDVTNDHVFDFYKRYASADAFNTAIYKGMKTMCDELEIDYIQFYSARHSFATIARNDCNVSKDDIGLCLNHSSGGSITDVYIKKDFTRIDEVIRTVVDFVLNNEP
- a CDS encoding DUF6057 family protein; the protein is MYSYNSYSGKRTARTISLVSGLLFWIFSFVYLSVSFQYLLSMTEDFSLFVYNIPFFLEKVSQPGGVLLYLACFFTQFLHYPWLGALFITALLHLIQWFTCRLFSLNNKYFILSYIPSFLLLIIITNVGRSFYLMTHVEYIFTYVLGIFFLLLFYFFFQKIENPRISFITLCWLFPLLFFGLSGSIAAYFFGFLFLCSIFSINYQQKSLIYLTCVGLYLLSFLVAKLFLYPNSMSSQILFGIHPAIPNGQSGENQLPHLLLLFFFIFAAIKQRFFPSGNRIKSYARWTYTNLICLLVICSVTVAMANTNDNFRYEMAIDCYIQKRDFKHALKVGKNASHPTREMTVLHNFALELSGKSGEEMFEYAQDYKTDGLFFDYCKDTLSYPEGAMIYSYLGAKHIATEWADNSYLQKKDCYRLLKNYALIATINGHLNVTKNVAGILENTLYHRDLAQKFHEYSSDNTLINKDSVLGDIKKRLSDKYYEFPTKGKYAEFICDFYRRNIDNRVAYDYYMMSALLNKKLDKFAWGVKLYRLFYKNPLPKHYAEAAALCNYQHVGPALYVNAATKKTFDEFLKLKKEQKNPVTEKNIMRRNYGQTFWWYYMYK
- a CDS encoding alpha-amylase family glycosyl hydrolase is translated as MNKTLNLIKSDPWLEPFKTAIEGRYEHALSKESELTENGDQTLSDFATGYLYFGLHRTNEGWVFREWAPNATQIYMIGTFSDWKENDTYAMKRIGNGNWELNLPADALVHGDLYKLKVYWNGGQGERIPAWATRVVQDDVTKIFSAQVWSPQERFQFSKTPFTPNTDPLLIYECHIGMAQQEEKVGTYEEFREKILPRIAKAGYNCIQIMAIQEHPYYGSFGYHVSNFFAISSRFGTPEELKRLIDTAHGLGIAVIMDIVHSHSVKNELEGLGNLAGDPNQYFYQGSKREHPAWDSLCFDYGKNEVLHFLLSNCKYWLDEYKFDGFRFDGVTSMLYHSHGLGEAFAGYGDYYNGYQDDNAICYLTLANKLIHQVKPQAVTIAEEVSGMPGLAVKTEDGGYGFDYRMAMNIPDYWIKTIKERIDEDWKPSSIFWEVTNRRKEEKTISYAESHDQALVGDKTVIFRLIDADMYWHMQKGSENYNVNRGIALHKMIRLVTATTINGGYLNFMGNEFGHPEWIDFPREGNGWSCKYARRQWDLVDRKTLTYHYLADFDQRMIELVKGINGFQTIPVQEIWHNDSDQILAYKRKDYVFVFNFNPSKSFTDYGFLVEPGSYEVVLNTDAKEFGGNGLADDSIKHLTNFDSLYKGEKKEWLKLYIPARSAMVLRKIE